In the Choloepus didactylus isolate mChoDid1 chromosome 5, mChoDid1.pri, whole genome shotgun sequence genome, one interval contains:
- the LOC119534698 gene encoding transmembrane protein 14A-like, with translation MDPLSFGYAALVTFGSIWGYKWRGSIPSLIAGLFVGLLAGYGANHVSNDKQDIKISLLVAFFLATIMGVWFQRPKKIMPAGLVAGLSLMMILRLVLLLL, from the coding sequence ATGGACCCACTCAGTTTTGGTTATGCAGCCCTCGTGACATTTGGAAGCATTTGGGGATACAAGTGGAGAGGCAGCATTCCATCTTTGATTGCTGGTCTTTTTGTTGGACTTTTGGCTGGCTATGGAGCTAACCATGTCTCCAATGACAAGCAAGATATAAAAATATCACTGTTGGTGGCTTTCTTCCTGGCCACTATCATGGGTGTGTGGTTTCAGAGGCCCAAGAAAATAATGCCAGCTGGGCTGGTTGCAGGTTTAAGCCTCATGATGATTCTGAGACTTGTCTTATTGCTGCTTTGA